One window of the Lepisosteus oculatus isolate fLepOcu1 chromosome 24, fLepOcu1.hap2, whole genome shotgun sequence genome contains the following:
- the surf2 gene encoding surfeit locus protein 2 encodes MEKVSSDVKAFLQDHPYLQLTDSNKVKCTLNGHELPCRLEELRKFTSGKKYQQLSAIADFDYRQYEPHVVPSTKQPNQLFCKLTLRHINRLPHHVLQHVGGKRYQRALQKYEACVLEGVQYVPACLKQKKPREEGEKERSRGSSRKKGFWEPESSEGDASDSEDSMSDLYPPEMFTLKAPGDGEMEEAMVVSEGFETDSGDEAPAGRQNGKAQMEVDTQTFNKRKKVQSASLKKRFKSHHKKGKGFKKAGKVKNVK; translated from the exons ATGGAGAAAGTTTCCAGTGACGTTAAAGCTTTTCTCCAGGATCACCCCTATCTCCAACTGACGGACAGTAATAAG GTGAAGTGCACCCTGAATGGCCATGAGTTACCCTGCCGCCTGGAGGAGCTCCGGAAGTTTACCAGTGGGAAGAAATACCAGCAGCTCAGCGCCATCGCTGACTTCGACTACCGCCAGTACGAGCCACACGTGGTGCCCAGCACCAAGCAGCC CAATCAGCTGTTCTGCAAGCTGACCCTGCGTCACATCAACCGGCTGCCCCACCATGTGCTGCAACACGTCGGGGGGAAACGGTACCAGCGCGCCCTGCAGAAAT ACGAGGCGTGTGTCCTGGAGGGAGTGCAGTATGTCCCAGCCTGCCTGAAACAGAAGAAGccgagggaggagggggagaaggagaggagCCGGGGCAGTAGCCGAAAGAAAGGGTTTTGGGAGCCGGAGTCCAGCGAAGGCGATGCCAGCGATTCCGAGGACAGCATGAGCGACCTCTACCCAC CGGAGATGTTCACTCTGAAAGCCCCGGGGGACGGAGAGATGGAGGAGGCCATGGTGGTGAGCGAGGGCTTCGAGACGGACAGCGGGGATGAGGCTCCTGCCGGAAGGCAGAACGGAAAGGCCCAGATGGAGGTGGACACACAGACTTTCAACAAGCGCAAAAAG GTTCAGTCTGCCTCCTTGAAGAAAAGGTTTAAGAGTCACCACAAGAAAGGAAAAGGCTTCAAGAAAGCTGGAAAAGtgaaaaatgtcaaataa
- the LOC107079868 gene encoding uncharacterized protein, which yields MASSTTRCTWCPCRKHKIPSKDTHELCLHCLGIQHAKEAVLEYGKCPHCAKLDWSTCINRLTKVQEVIHRESQQKKSEAAQSEPVKPADSSQSGDPKIPKEPGPAQPPVTPFAAAAVPTSALPVMLTILSPPPAQPVSSPSLATPVHVAPVADQQPGFSPSPAGQPSGSHKASCQRKRRRSSECHSRCSRHSKRGHGYRCRKSPCFSSSSPHYSSSSDSSRPSTRKRRSWFAAHTADVLRKQQEQLLEGVRQRLEAQQQTMHLQWSLLEKRLEALEKKQMETPPKGATGGASAPGNSDASTSTPEGRRDAAPDPARKDWSGPAADGTGTTASGSAPVKEEEEPALITADVKLEDGGDGEGEDVSLLPEVPLTMQELLMATELQGLISRAARYLGIDFPGTPNNLTSPDPTMVPEFENLVQSTWSNPACSRPFRAVHSKMYRLHECQALPYDRMPQVNRFMSAIFQAVKPTENKEASAPARRWRFTETLAERVYQTAGMLARTANYLRYLSDYQKRLLVEITEDKPAVRFVAVLNELKLIAQFTLQLSSHQAELSGRIMASSVAIRRQVWMAKTSYTDALKATVADLPFVVSHTFGAGAETAMSDIVCKQELR from the coding sequence ATGGCGAGTTCGACAACCAGGTGCACCTGGTGCCCGTGCCGCAAGCACAAGATCCCCTCGAAGGATACTCACGAGCTGTGTCTGCACTGCCTGGGTATCCAGCACGCCAAGGAGGCCGTACTGGAGTACGGCAAATGCCCCCACTGTGCCAAGCTGGACTGGAGCACGTGCATCAATCGGCTGACTAAGGTACAGGAGGTGATCCATCGAGAGAGCCAGCAGAAGAAATCGGAAGCAGCCCAGTCCGAGCCGGTAAAGCCGGCCGATTCTTCCCAGAGCGGCGATCCCAAGATCCCCAAAGAGCCCGGACCTGCCCAGCCTCCGGTGACGCCCTTTGCAGCCGCCGCCGTGCCGACGTCCGCCCTCCCCGTGATGCTGACGATACTCTCCCCGCCTCCCGCGCAGCCCGTTTCCAGTCCCAGTCTGGCGACGCCCGTGCATGTCGCCCCAGTAGCCGACCAGCAGCCGGGTTTTTCCCCCTCCCCGGCGGGGCAGCCCTCCGGCTCCCACAAAGCCTCCTGCCAGCGCAAGAGGCGGCGCTCCTCGGAGTGCCACTCCCGATGCTCCAGGCACTCGAAGCGGGGCCATGGTTACAGATGCAGGAAGTCTCCCTGCTTCTCCTCCTCGTCCCCCCACTACTCCAGTTCCTCCGATTCCTCGCGCCCCTCGACGCGGAAGAGGAGGTCGTGGTTCGCGGCCCACACGGCGGACGTGCTGAGGAAACAGCAGGAGCAGCTCCTGGAGGGGGTGCGTCAGAGGCTGGAGGCGCAGCAGCAGACGATGCACTTGCAGTGGAGCTTGCTCGAGAAACGCCTGGAGGCCctggaaaagaaacaaatggaGACCCCCCCCAAGGGCGCGACTGGTGGGGCTTCGGCTCCCGGGAATTCAGACGCCTCCACCTCCACGCCCGAGGGGAGACGAGACGCGGCTCCCGACCCAGCCAGAAAAGACTGGTCGGGCCCGGCTGCCGACGGCACCGGGACCACGGCTTCCGGTTCCGCCCCcgtgaaggaggaggaggagccggCGCTGATCACGGCGGACGTGAAGTTGGAGGACGGCGGTGACGGAGAGGGGGAGGATGTTTCTCTGCTGCCAGAAGTCCCCCTCACCATGCAGGAACTTCTCATGGCCACCGAGCTGCAGGGGCTTATCAGCCGGGCTGCCAGATACCTGGGCATCGACTTCCCAGGCACGCCAAACAACCTGACCTCGCCAGACCCCACCATGGTCCCCGAGTTCGAAAATCTGGTTCAGAGCACGTGGTCCAACCCGGCCTGTTCCAGGCCTTTCCGGGCGGTCCATTCCAAGATGTACCGGCTGCACGAGTGCCAGGCTCTTCCCTACGACAGGATGCCCCAGGTGAACCGCTTTATGTCGGCCATCTTCCAGGCCGTGAAGCCTACGGAGAACAAGGAGGCCTCGGCGCCTGCCAGGCGCTGGCGTTTCACGGAGACGCTTGCCGAGAGGGTGTACCAGACGGCCGGCATGCTGGCGAGGACCGCCAACTACCTGCGGTACCTGTCGGACTACCAGAAACGCCTCTTGGTGGAGATAACCGAGGACAAGCCAGCGGTCCGGTTTGTGGCCGTCCTGAATGAGCTCAAGCTAATCGCGCAGTTCACTCTTCAGCTGTCTTCCCATCAGGCTGAGCTCTCGGGCAGGATTATGGCCTCCTCGGTAGCCATTCGCCGGCAGGTTTGGATGGCCAAAACCAGTTACACAGATGCGTTGAAAGCCACAGTTGCAGACTTGCCCTTTGTGGTCAGTCACACCTTTGGGGCCGGAGCAGAAACTGCCATGAGTGACATCGTCTGTAAGCAAGAGTTACGTTAA
- the LOC102684488 gene encoding surfeit locus protein 4, which translates to MCLRRERLGPAGGAARQARSIVGRRRPFPAREREGGRETRQRQRLRFAALGETFARSEASGDTSAERRRAHRPGAPSHQQHQQPTRHRSDTMGQNDLMSTAEDVADQFLRMTKQYLPHLARLCLISTFLEDGIRMWFQWNEQRDYIEATWSCGYFLATCFVLLNLMGQLGGCVLILSRNFVQYACFGLFGIIALQTIAYSILWDLKFLMRNLALGGGLLLLLAESRSEGKSMFAGVPSMGESSPKQYMQLGGRVLLVLMFMTLLHFDPSFFSILQNMVGTALIILVAIGFKTKLAALTLVVWLFAINVYFNAFWTVPAYKPMHDFLKYDFFQTMSVIGGLLLVVALGPGGVSMDEKKKEW; encoded by the exons ATGTGCCTCCGCCGCGAGCGCCTGGGGCCGGCAGGGGGCGCCGCGCGGCAGGCGCGGAGCATTGTGGGGCGGAGGCGGCCTTTccctgcaagagagagagagggagggagagagacgaGGCAGCGGCAGCGATTGCGATTTGCGGCGCTGGGAGAGACTTTTGCGAGGAGTGAGGCGAGTGGAGACACATCAGCGGAGAGGAGGAGAGCGCACCGGCCCGGGGCACCCAGtcaccagcagcaccagcagccgaCCCGCCATCGCAGCGACACGATGGGGCAGAACGACCTCATGAGCACCGCCGAGGACGTGGCGGACCAG TTCCTGCGCATGACGAAACAGTACCTGCCCCACCTGGCGCGCCTGTGCCTCATCAGCACGTTCCTGGAGGACGGCATCCGGATGTGGTTCCAGTGGAACGAGCAGAGGGACTACATCGAGGCCACGTGGAGCTGCGGCTACTTCCTGGCCACCTGCTTCGTGCTGCTCAACCTCATGGGCCAGTTAG GAGGCTGTGTCCTTATTCTCAGTAGaaattttgtacagtatgcctGCTTTGGGTTGTTTGGAATCATAGCACTACAG ACAATTGCTTATAGCATTTTGTGGGATCTTAAATTTTTGATGCG gaACCTGGCGCTGGGAGGgggtctgctgctgctgctggccgAGTCCCGCTCGGAGGGGAAGAGCATGTTCGCGGGGGTGCCCTCCATGGGCGAGAGCTCCCCCAAGCAGTACATGCAGCTGGGGGGCCGCGTCCTGCTGGTCCTCATGTTCATGACGCTGCTGCACTTTGACCCCAGCTTCTTCTCC ATCCTGCAGAACATGGTCGGCACAGCGCTGATCATCCTGGTGGCCATCGGCTTCAAGACCAAGCTGGCCGCCCTCACGCTGGTCGTGTGGCTCTTCGCCATCAACGTCTACTTCAACGCCTTCTGGACGGTGCCCGCCTACAAGCCGATGCACGACTTCCTCAAGTACGACTTCTTCCAGACGATGTCGGTCATCGGGGGGCTGCTCCTGGTGGTGGCGCTGGGGCCGGGCGGCGTGTCCATGGACGAAAAGAAGAAGGAGTGGTGA